A region of Procambarus clarkii isolate CNS0578487 chromosome 22, FALCON_Pclarkii_2.0, whole genome shotgun sequence DNA encodes the following proteins:
- the LOC138367437 gene encoding uncharacterized protein: MSVCPLCLSPINNEIVHVCQTRCLTCLGEMSINALQECRLYCIGCNGPTPPGHFDVTCTSCGQLYCANLHGSTSCPYCRFSVNREPPTEARNIIEPPPKRRRIINNRVPIRDQENLILGGINIPAQSPLDSTQPSEWSTPVRSQPQLSQELEEDAPDGNQHASSDEEEEEDNQPPVHDISDEEVNAPDSPEVLNLDNVVPRVLEVINHFEGSFSRHSFSIPGHLDADPSVYINRYREFFIEYIDNQFRQIQEEFPPSFHIYPDVSLILQKLNHADDQYEILDEVFSIRGETQTVTQEEVEVLVNSWVDEMSAKIDECLKNVQSSSVGIHSMSGFAINFSYIRHPMHLGSYVPYPAKLRGKESVFNPESEGDECLLQCIAAYKNLALGRTIKNR, from the exons atgtcagtgtgtcctctgtgcctgtctcctatcaacaacgaaatcgttcatgtgtgtcaaacacgatgtttaacatgcctaggtgaaatgtccatcaacgctcttcaagaatgcagactgtactgtataggatgcaatgggcctacaccgcctggacattttgacgtaacctgtaccagctgtggacaactctattgtgcaaatc ttcatggttctacttcctgcccatactgtcgtttctccgttaaccgggaacctcccaccgaagccagaaacatcattgaacctccacccaaacgccgtcgcatcataaataacc gagttcctattcgtgatcaagagaatctcatacttggtggaatcaacatcccagctc aatcgcccctggattcaacccaaccctctgagtggagcacacctgtacgcagtcaaccccagctgtcccaggagctagaagaagatgcaccagacggcaaccagcatgcatcctcagatgaagaagaagaagaagacaatcaaccccctgttcacgacatatcagatgaagaagtcaacgctcccgattccccagaggtacttaaCTTAGATAACGTTGTTCCGCGAGTGTTAGAAGTCATTAACCATTTCGAAGGTTCTTTCTCGAGACATTCGTTCTCCATTCCCGGTCATTTAGACGCTGACCCCAGCgtatatataaataggtatagggaattttttatagaatatatagacaatcagttcagacaaatacaggaagaattccctccctcatttcacatttaccctgatgtaagcctaattttgcaaaaacttaatcatgccgacgatcaatatgaaatattagatgaagtattttcaattagaggcgaaactcagactgttacgcaggaagaggtggaagttctcgtaaattcatgggttgacgaaatgtctgctaaaattgacgaatgcctaaaaaatgtccaatcctcaagtgtaggaattcattccatgtcaggctttgccattaatttttcatatattcgccaccctatgcaccttggatcttacgtaccatatcctgcaaaattaaggggtaaagaatcagtatttaaccctgaaagtgaaggagatgagtgtttgttacagtgcattGCAGCGTATAAAAACTTAGCATTGGGCAGGACTATAAAAAAC